In Aliiroseovarius pelagivivens, a single window of DNA contains:
- a CDS encoding dimethyl sulfoxide reductase anchor subunit family protein, whose protein sequence is MHPAPSVIIFTTFSGLGFGLLAWMGLGIPDVGGMTLLAFFVIAFVLAAGGLLASTFHLGNKKNAIYAFSQWRTSWLSREGVAAVVTLTLFGLVALGQVFLGAKMAFSGAIGSILAIITVFTTSMIYTQLKTISRWNQPLTPVLFLLHAIGGGALLAGEAKIAGVLLAALAVVMWLHWQQGDARAANRGTLGDATGLGHLGEVRMFESGHTGGNYVLDEMVYRVGRKHAQKLRMIALGLAAVLPAAILLLTPAGHVTAFIALAMHIAGAIVGRWLFFAEAEHVVGLYYGK, encoded by the coding sequence ATGCATCCCGCACCCAGTGTTATCATCTTCACCACCTTTTCCGGGCTTGGCTTCGGGCTTTTGGCCTGGATGGGTCTTGGCATTCCTGATGTCGGCGGCATGACGCTGCTGGCGTTTTTCGTGATTGCCTTTGTGCTGGCGGCAGGGGGGCTTCTGGCCTCGACCTTCCATCTGGGCAACAAGAAGAACGCAATCTACGCCTTCAGCCAATGGCGAACATCTTGGCTGAGCCGCGAGGGCGTGGCTGCTGTCGTGACGCTCACCCTGTTTGGCTTGGTCGCTTTGGGGCAAGTATTCCTTGGTGCTAAAATGGCCTTTTCGGGCGCAATAGGCTCTATCTTAGCAATCATCACCGTCTTCACGACCTCGATGATTTACACCCAGCTCAAGACGATTTCGCGCTGGAACCAACCGCTTACCCCAGTGCTGTTTCTGCTTCACGCCATTGGCGGCGGAGCCCTTCTGGCGGGCGAGGCGAAGATTGCTGGCGTCCTGCTGGCCGCACTTGCCGTGGTCATGTGGCTGCACTGGCAACAAGGTGACGCACGGGCGGCCAATCGCGGCACGCTGGGCGATGCCACCGGACTGGGTCATCTGGGCGAGGTCCGGATGTTCGAAAGCGGCCATACCGGCGGCAACTATGTACTGGACGAGATGGTCTATCGCGTTGGCCGCAAACACGCGCAAAAACTGCGCATGATCGCGCTGGGTCTTGCCGCGGTTCTGCCTGCTGCGATCCTACTGCTCACCCCAGCGGGTCATGTCACCGCCTTCATCGCGCTTGCCATGCATATCGCGGGCGCCATCGTCGGCCGTTGGCTGTTCTTCGCCGAAGCCGAGCATGTTGTGGGGCTTTATTACGGCAAATAA
- a CDS encoding ribonuclease D, which yields MANHLYKRDLPDGLDLGPVVAIDCETMGLNPHRDRLCVVQMSGGDGNAHMVQVEKGQTSAPNLEKMLVDPNVLKIFHFGRFDIAAMLNAFGVVTAPVYCTKIASKLIRTYTDRHGLRNLLDQLLKVDISKQQQMSDWGAVELTEAQLDYAASDVLHLHRLREELNMRLDREGRTEMAQACFDFLPMRAQLDLAGWPEQDIFAH from the coding sequence ATGGCCAACCATCTTTACAAGCGCGACCTTCCCGATGGGCTGGACCTTGGTCCTGTCGTAGCCATCGACTGTGAAACCATGGGTCTGAACCCGCATCGCGACCGCCTGTGCGTGGTGCAGATGTCGGGCGGAGACGGCAATGCCCATATGGTGCAGGTCGAGAAAGGCCAGACCAGCGCGCCGAACTTGGAAAAGATGCTGGTTGATCCCAACGTGCTGAAGATTTTCCACTTTGGCCGGTTCGACATCGCCGCCATGCTGAACGCATTCGGCGTGGTCACGGCGCCTGTCTATTGCACCAAGATCGCCTCGAAACTGATACGCACCTATACGGATCGCCACGGGCTGCGGAACCTGCTGGATCAGCTTTTGAAGGTGGATATCTCGAAACAACAGCAAATGAGCGATTGGGGCGCGGTAGAGCTGACCGAGGCGCAGCTGGACTATGCAGCATCCGACGTATTGCATCTGCACCGCCTGCGGGAAGAGCTGAACATGCGCTTGGACCGTGAAGGCCGGACCGAAATGGCACAGGCCTGTTTCGACTTCCTGCCGATGCGCGCTCAGCTGGATCTGGCCGGTTGGCCCGAACAGGACATCTTTGCGCACTAA
- the lptC gene encoding LPS export ABC transporter periplasmic protein LptC, with amino-acid sequence MSGTGITYTRLVNWLKIILPATALVLLSLMFLVSKSVDPTTSLTYARINLDELTGEQKITNPQFSSVTEDGAAIQFRAASAAPDEERANYFKALELEADIETPDGAQVNIRAARADIDGAKNQINLSGGVSLHTSTDYWISTETLTTAMDSTYVASNGPVEATGPMGDLSAGDAVISRAEGEGGGYVLVFKDGVKLVYDPKDKGETR; translated from the coding sequence ATGTCCGGCACCGGCATTACATATACGCGTCTTGTGAACTGGCTGAAAATCATTCTGCCAGCCACCGCGCTTGTGCTGCTGTCCTTGATGTTTCTGGTGTCGAAATCTGTCGATCCAACCACGTCGCTGACCTATGCGCGGATCAATCTGGACGAGCTGACGGGCGAACAGAAGATCACCAACCCTCAGTTCTCAAGCGTGACCGAAGATGGCGCGGCGATCCAGTTCCGGGCGGCAAGCGCTGCGCCGGATGAAGAACGCGCCAACTATTTCAAAGCGTTAGAGCTTGAGGCCGACATCGAAACTCCGGACGGTGCGCAGGTGAATATCAGGGCAGCTCGGGCGGATATTGATGGCGCAAAGAACCAAATCAATCTTTCCGGTGGCGTGTCGTTGCACACCTCAACGGATTACTGGATCTCGACCGAAACGCTGACCACGGCGATGGACAGCACCTATGTTGCCAGCAACGGACCGGTCGAAGCCACAGGCCCTATGGGCGACCTTTCCGCGGGCGATGCGGTCATTTCCCGCGCAGAAGGTGAAGGCGGCGGCTATGTTCTTGTTTTCAAGGACGGGGTGAAGCTGGTATATGATCCGAAAGATAAGGGGGAAACCCGGTGA
- a CDS encoding LptA/OstA family protein: MKRSSFYALLVALCLPVAAFAQSNVAFGGLKHDSSLPIEISADQLTVDQASGAATFQGNVTIGQGDMRLSAGKVRVEYATGTDTTGEISRLHATNGVTLVNGAEAAEAREAVYTIATGMVVMTGGVILTQGQNALSSDKLTVNLRTGTGQMDGRVKSIIQTGEN, encoded by the coding sequence ATCAAACGCAGCTCTTTCTATGCGCTTCTGGTAGCGCTTTGTTTGCCTGTCGCGGCTTTCGCGCAGTCCAATGTGGCGTTTGGCGGGTTGAAGCACGACAGCAGCCTTCCGATCGAGATCTCGGCTGATCAACTGACCGTGGATCAAGCCAGCGGGGCGGCGACGTTTCAAGGCAACGTTACCATCGGACAGGGCGACATGCGGCTAAGTGCCGGCAAGGTCCGCGTCGAATACGCAACCGGAACTGACACGACGGGCGAGATTTCTCGCCTGCATGCCACAAACGGCGTAACCCTTGTGAACGGCGCTGAAGCTGCCGAAGCACGCGAGGCGGTTTATACCATCGCGACGGGCATGGTTGTGATGACTGGCGGTGTGATCCTGACGCAGGGCCAGAATGCGCTGTCGTCAGACAAGCTGACCGTAAACCTGCGTACAGGCACGGGTCAGATGGATGGGCGGGTCAAATCGATCATCCAGACCGGGGAAAACTGA
- the lptB gene encoding LPS export ABC transporter ATP-binding protein, with translation MAAPDLTVEQGDAGLRIIGLRKSYRKKPVIREVNLELHRGEVVALLGPNGCGKSTTFYAIAGLITPEAGQVIIDGRDVTLLPMYRRARRGIGYLPQEMSIFRGMSVEDNILSILEISTKDRHKRRERLEELLNEFSISHLRRTPAMALSGGERRRCEIARLLASNPKYLLLDEPFAGVDPIAVGEIRTLVHDLKNRGIGVLITDHNVRETLEIVDRAYILHDGHVLMSGTTDEVVKDENVRRVYLGQNFSIN, from the coding sequence ATGGCCGCCCCTGATCTGACAGTTGAGCAAGGCGATGCCGGGCTGCGCATCATTGGATTGCGTAAAAGCTATCGCAAGAAGCCGGTGATCCGCGAGGTGAACCTCGAGCTTCACAGGGGCGAAGTCGTCGCCCTTCTTGGCCCGAATGGCTGCGGTAAATCCACGACGTTCTATGCGATCGCTGGGCTGATTACTCCGGAAGCCGGGCAGGTCATCATCGACGGGCGTGACGTGACGCTTTTGCCGATGTATCGCCGTGCGCGCCGTGGCATCGGCTATTTGCCGCAAGAGATGTCAATCTTCCGGGGCATGAGCGTCGAAGACAATATTCTGTCGATCCTCGAGATTTCAACCAAGGACCGGCACAAGCGCCGTGAACGGCTGGAAGAACTTCTGAACGAGTTTTCGATCAGTCACCTGCGCCGCACACCCGCGATGGCCCTGTCGGGCGGCGAGCGTCGTCGCTGCGAAATCGCGCGCCTTCTGGCCTCGAATCCCAAGTATTTGCTGCTGGATGAACCCTTCGCGGGCGTCGACCCGATTGCGGTCGGCGAAATTCGCACACTGGTTCATGACCTGAAAAACCGTGGTATCGGCGTGTTGATCACCGACCACAACGTGCGCGAGACGCTGGAAATCGTCGACCGCGCTTATATCCTGCATGATGGCCATGTTCTGATGAGCGGAACCACCGATGAAGTGGTGAAGGACGAGAACGTGCGCCGGGTCTATCTGGGTCAGAATTTCTCGATCAACTGA
- the hpf gene encoding ribosome hibernation-promoting factor, HPF/YfiA family — protein sequence MQYQISGKQIDIGEALQVHVKEELGGIVQKYAERPTDAQVIFSKSAHEYVCETIVHLSTGLTAQAKGHATEIYAAFDQCAEKMEKQLRRYKRRLKDHHRERVDPVEVFGGSSYILAKEEGQDEAEDATLQPMIIAEMETRIPSLSVGEAVMQMELAHAPVLVFKNEKTQGMNVVYRREDGNVGWIDPVNNEA from the coding sequence ATGCAATATCAAATCAGTGGCAAGCAGATCGACATTGGTGAAGCCCTTCAGGTTCACGTGAAAGAAGAACTTGGTGGCATTGTTCAAAAGTATGCTGAACGCCCCACCGATGCGCAGGTCATTTTCTCGAAAAGCGCACATGAATATGTCTGTGAAACCATTGTTCACCTGTCCACTGGGCTGACGGCTCAGGCCAAGGGTCACGCGACCGAAATCTATGCGGCATTCGACCAATGTGCCGAAAAAATGGAAAAGCAACTGCGCCGTTATAAGCGCCGGTTGAAGGACCATCACCGTGAACGCGTCGATCCGGTTGAAGTTTTCGGAGGATCCTCGTATATCCTCGCCAAAGAAGAAGGCCAGGACGAGGCAGAGGACGCAACACTCCAGCCCATGATCATCGCCGAAATGGAAACGCGCATCCCGTCGCTTTCCGTTGGCGAGGCTGTCATGCAGATGGAGTTGGCCCACGCCCCCGTACTGGTTTTCAAGAATGAGAAAACTCAGGGTATGAATGTCGTCTACCGTCGTGAAGACGGAAATGTCGGCTGGATCGACCCGGTAAACAACGAAGCGTAG
- a CDS encoding PTS sugar transporter subunit IIA, with product MELASILAPSAVKVISTVSSKKRLFQDLGDIAFDCYGINSEDAFSALSERENLGPTGVGRGVALPHARLAGVTEVTGCFVRVEKPFDFDAVDRQPVDLIFALFAPEDSGVDHLKALALVSRSMRDASICAKLRANTDTAALHALLTDNLSNKAA from the coding sequence ATGGAACTAGCGAGCATTTTGGCGCCGTCCGCCGTAAAGGTCATCTCGACGGTGTCGTCCAAGAAACGCCTTTTTCAGGACTTGGGCGACATCGCCTTTGATTGCTATGGCATCAACTCGGAAGACGCCTTTTCCGCACTGTCCGAGCGTGAAAACCTTGGCCCGACAGGTGTAGGACGCGGCGTCGCCCTGCCCCATGCCCGTCTGGCTGGTGTCACCGAAGTGACCGGGTGCTTTGTACGTGTTGAGAAGCCGTTTGATTTCGACGCTGTAGACCGTCAGCCCGTTGACCTGATCTTTGCGCTGTTCGCACCCGAGGACTCGGGCGTGGACCACCTGAAAGCGCTGGCGCTGGTATCGCGCTCGATGCGCGACGCGTCGATCTGTGCAAAGCTGCGCGCAAATACGGATACGGCAGCCCTGCATGCTCTTTTGACGGACAACCTGTCGAACAAGGCTGCTTGA
- a CDS encoding nodulation protein NodH, with amino-acid sequence MTKKFDCFIILAEMRTGSNFLESNLDQFDGLQCYGEAFNPYFMVNPELKDLFGVTVKQRDKNPVRLLDQMKENTDGIPGFRFFHDHDMRIFEHVIDDPRCAKVVLTRNQVESYVSRRIAWATQQWALTNGKDAKKFRVRFDSSEFENFFYEYKAFQLKIKNRLQKTGQTAFYIDYEDTQDIECVNGLGKFLGAEHEITKFSGKFKKQNPESLADKVRNMDELVETVRNIDLFDLGKVPNFEPSRPPAVPTYMTAGNAPLMFLPIKGGPVERVQGWMQGFGELSSEFTQKSLRQWKNRNKGHRTFTVLRHPVARLHAAFCTHFLQDGPETYWEIKTALRENYDVPLPEHLPDSNWDKAAHRTAFIAFADFVSRNLVGQTGIRVDAAWATQSAVIKGFSEFQLPDRILREDELKDGLLALAQDVGLGAPKVPAQQSDTPFELGQIYDDEVEAAVKAAHQRDYMMFGFKPWGKT; translated from the coding sequence ATGACCAAGAAATTCGACTGTTTTATCATCCTCGCCGAGATGCGCACGGGGTCCAATTTTCTGGAAAGCAATCTGGATCAGTTCGATGGTCTTCAATGCTATGGGGAAGCGTTCAATCCCTATTTCATGGTGAATCCCGAGCTGAAAGACCTGTTTGGCGTGACCGTAAAGCAGCGGGACAAGAACCCGGTGCGTTTGCTTGATCAGATGAAAGAGAACACCGATGGTATTCCCGGTTTCAGGTTCTTTCACGACCATGACATGCGGATTTTCGAGCATGTGATCGACGATCCGCGCTGCGCCAAGGTGGTCCTGACGCGCAATCAGGTTGAAAGCTATGTGAGCCGCCGGATTGCCTGGGCAACACAGCAGTGGGCGCTGACCAACGGCAAAGATGCCAAGAAGTTTCGCGTTCGATTTGATTCAAGCGAGTTCGAGAATTTCTTCTACGAATACAAAGCCTTCCAGCTGAAGATCAAAAACCGGCTACAGAAGACCGGCCAAACAGCGTTCTATATCGACTATGAAGACACTCAGGACATCGAGTGCGTCAATGGTCTGGGCAAGTTTCTGGGGGCAGAGCACGAGATCACCAAGTTCTCGGGCAAGTTCAAAAAGCAAAACCCCGAGAGCCTTGCAGATAAAGTCCGCAACATGGACGAACTGGTTGAAACGGTCCGCAATATTGATCTGTTTGACCTCGGCAAGGTGCCCAACTTTGAACCAAGCCGCCCACCCGCAGTACCGACCTATATGACCGCGGGAAATGCTCCGCTGATGTTCCTGCCGATCAAAGGTGGCCCGGTCGAGCGCGTGCAAGGCTGGATGCAGGGCTTCGGGGAACTGTCTTCGGAATTTACGCAGAAGTCTCTGCGCCAGTGGAAGAATAGAAACAAAGGGCATCGCACTTTCACCGTACTGCGCCATCCCGTTGCGCGGCTTCATGCAGCCTTTTGCACGCACTTCCTGCAAGATGGTCCCGAGACATACTGGGAGATCAAGACCGCGCTACGCGAGAATTACGATGTTCCCCTTCCCGAGCATCTACCCGATTCCAACTGGGATAAAGCAGCCCACCGCACAGCGTTTATCGCCTTCGCAGATTTTGTAAGTCGAAATCTGGTGGGCCAGACCGGCATTCGTGTTGATGCAGCTTGGGCGACCCAATCTGCTGTTATCAAGGGATTCTCCGAGTTTCAGCTGCCGGATCGGATCCTTCGGGAAGACGAACTTAAGGACGGATTGTTGGCGCTTGCACAGGATGTGGGTCTTGGTGCACCTAAAGTGCCCGCGCAACAAAGCGACACGCCGTTCGAGCTTGGCCAGATTTATGATGACGAGGTCGAAGCCGCGGTGAAAGCGGCCCATCAGCGCGACTATATGATGTTCGGCTTCAAGCCCTGGGGCAAAACCTGA
- a CDS encoding DUF5927 domain-containing protein → MSLGVVMIVHEALHRATQLARHWADHGCPVVLHVDQRVGRDAYNRFVESLSDCDNILFCDRHRCEWGTWSLVEASQTASELMLARFPDVQHVLLASGSCLPLRPVAELTAYLRARPSTDFIESVTTEDVPWAIGGLNTERFTLRFPFSWKRRRRLFDAYVRLQRRVGYKRRIPLGVLPHLGSQWWCLTRHTLSAILNDPRRAVNDAYFRRVWIPDESYYQTLSRQHSKKIESRSLTLSKFDFQGKPHVFYDDHLQLLRRSDCFVARKIWPHANRLYTSFLSDSPSLSAEAEPNPGKIDRIFANAVDRRTKGRPGLLMQSRYPHQRWGNSLTAEPYVVLEGFTELFRGFEPWLSSFGKVRVHGHLFAPDRVHFEGGETEFFGTLSSSAALRDYDASGFLTNLIWNTRGERQCFQFGAADNQDITWDITRDANARIHVITGAWAVPLFLSDGKFSDIRREAARLQRIESEHLRVLRSGHARARIKIQTLSDFVLNPIEPLQDVVDQLAIRERPKLTEPPEMVHLGGFGQFLQNLKNQGMHPHLVGDFPTDYSPEPIQPERAMPYLVTK, encoded by the coding sequence ATGAGCTTGGGCGTCGTCATGATCGTGCACGAGGCCCTGCACCGCGCGACCCAACTGGCGCGTCACTGGGCCGATCATGGCTGTCCCGTGGTGCTTCACGTCGATCAGCGCGTGGGTCGCGATGCCTATAATCGTTTTGTCGAAAGCCTGTCTGACTGTGACAATATCCTGTTTTGCGATCGGCACCGCTGCGAATGGGGTACTTGGTCCCTTGTGGAAGCAAGCCAAACTGCGTCCGAGCTGATGTTGGCGCGCTTTCCAGACGTCCAGCATGTGCTGTTGGCTTCGGGCAGTTGCCTGCCTTTGCGCCCCGTCGCTGAATTGACGGCCTATCTGCGCGCCCGGCCCTCGACCGATTTCATTGAAAGCGTCACAACCGAAGACGTGCCTTGGGCCATTGGTGGGCTGAACACAGAACGGTTCACGCTGCGGTTTCCGTTCTCGTGGAAGCGCCGGCGCCGGCTGTTTGATGCGTATGTGCGGCTTCAGCGACGGGTTGGGTATAAGCGTCGTATTCCATTGGGGGTATTGCCGCATTTGGGCAGCCAATGGTGGTGCCTGACACGACACACTTTGTCGGCCATCCTGAACGATCCGCGACGCGCGGTGAATGATGCCTATTTCCGACGGGTGTGGATCCCGGATGAAAGCTATTATCAGACCCTATCCCGCCAGCATTCGAAGAAAATCGAAAGCCGATCCCTGACCCTGTCGAAGTTTGATTTTCAGGGAAAACCGCATGTGTTCTATGACGATCATCTGCAGCTTCTTCGGCGGTCGGACTGTTTTGTTGCGCGCAAAATCTGGCCGCATGCGAACAGGCTCTATACCAGCTTTTTGTCGGACAGCCCCAGTCTCAGCGCCGAGGCCGAGCCGAATCCGGGCAAGATTGACCGGATTTTCGCTAACGCTGTTGATCGGCGGACCAAGGGTCGGCCCGGCTTGTTGATGCAAAGCCGTTATCCTCATCAGCGGTGGGGCAATAGCCTGACAGCTGAACCCTATGTGGTTCTGGAAGGATTTACCGAACTGTTCCGCGGGTTCGAGCCCTGGCTGTCCAGTTTTGGCAAAGTGCGGGTGCATGGGCATCTTTTCGCCCCTGATCGTGTGCATTTCGAAGGCGGCGAAACCGAGTTTTTTGGGACTCTCTCATCCTCGGCCGCGTTGCGCGACTATGATGCCAGTGGATTTCTGACCAACCTAATTTGGAACACGCGGGGGGAACGGCAGTGTTTCCAGTTTGGCGCGGCGGACAATCAGGACATCACATGGGACATCACACGTGACGCCAATGCGCGGATCCATGTCATCACGGGCGCGTGGGCTGTGCCTTTGTTCCTTTCTGACGGCAAGTTTTCCGACATTCGCCGCGAGGCTGCCCGCCTTCAGAGGATCGAAAGCGAACACCTTCGCGTCCTACGATCTGGTCACGCCCGTGCACGCATCAAAATCCAAACCCTGTCCGACTTTGTTCTAAACCCGATCGAGCCGCTTCAGGATGTTGTGGACCAGCTTGCGATCCGGGAACGGCCCAAGCTTACCGAACCACCCGAGATGGTGCATCTGGGCGGGTTTGGGCAGTTTTTGCAAAACCTGAAAAACCAGGGGATGCATCCGCATCTTGTGGGTGATTTCCCAACCGACTATTCGCCCGAGCCAATTCAGCCCGAGCGAGCCATGCCCTATTTGGTGACAAAGTAA
- a CDS encoding glycosyltransferase family 2 protein, with translation MGALTSYRLRLKRKRHQIRAFRKRRELTSVQNRTAQIAPSDILVFSTLRNELVRLPYFLKYYRDLGVNHFVIVDNGSDDGSREYLAQQDDVSLWTTQASYKRAKFGVDWLNWLQRKYGHDHWCLVVDTDEFLVYPFCDTRPLRALTDWLDASEIRSFGAMLMDMYPEGPIGAETYEAGQNPLEITKWFDSGNYTIQKNARYRNLWIQGGVRARVFFDDNPERAPALNKIPLVKWHRSFAYTSSTHMLLPRGLNLVYDETGGEKASGCLLHTKFLDTFETKSKEELQRRQHYANSQEYRAYSTRISEDPILWCKWSEEYINWRQLEVLGLMSKGNWA, from the coding sequence TTGGGCGCTTTGACTTCATATCGTCTAAGGCTGAAGCGCAAGCGCCACCAAATCCGCGCGTTTCGCAAGCGGCGTGAACTGACCTCTGTTCAGAACCGCACCGCGCAGATCGCGCCTTCTGACATCCTTGTCTTTTCGACCCTTCGCAATGAATTGGTCCGGCTACCTTATTTTCTGAAGTATTACCGAGACTTGGGCGTAAACCACTTCGTGATCGTGGATAATGGCTCGGATGATGGGTCGCGGGAATACTTGGCACAGCAAGATGATGTGTCACTTTGGACCACGCAGGCCAGCTATAAACGGGCGAAGTTCGGTGTGGATTGGCTGAACTGGCTACAACGCAAATATGGACATGATCACTGGTGCCTTGTGGTCGATACGGACGAGTTTTTGGTCTATCCCTTCTGCGATACGCGCCCGTTGCGTGCGCTGACTGATTGGTTGGACGCAAGCGAGATCAGAAGTTTTGGCGCCATGCTTATGGATATGTACCCAGAAGGCCCGATCGGGGCCGAGACGTACGAGGCAGGCCAAAACCCGCTTGAAATCACCAAGTGGTTCGACAGCGGTAACTACACCATCCAAAAGAACGCACGATATCGGAACCTGTGGATCCAAGGCGGCGTACGCGCCCGTGTCTTTTTCGACGACAATCCAGAGCGCGCTCCGGCGTTGAACAAGATCCCATTGGTCAAGTGGCACCGGTCGTTTGCGTATACCAGCTCGACCCACATGCTTTTGCCGCGCGGGTTGAACTTGGTGTATGATGAAACCGGTGGCGAGAAGGCCTCGGGCTGTCTTTTGCACACCAAATTCCTGGACACGTTCGAGACGAAATCCAAGGAAGAGCTGCAACGCCGCCAGCACTATGCCAACAGCCAAGAATATCGTGCCTACAGCACCCGGATCTCAGAAGACCCGATCCTGTGGTGTAAATGGAGCGAAGAGTACATCAATTGGCGGCAGCTTGAGGTGTTGGGCCTAATGTCCAAGGGGAACTGGGCATGA
- a CDS encoding glycosyltransferase family 2 protein: MTGGVSGLWSLYRMRLKRRRLLWRSIRSRRQLTQVADRTAQIEQDQVLAFVVLRNEMQRLPNFLTHYRRLGVEHFLIVANDCTDGSAEYLAQQPDVSLWSTDASYKSARFGVDWLTWLQFRYGHGHWCLTVDVDELLIYPHHDQRPLPALTQRLEATGAQALGALMLDLYPKGPLGSVSVGADADPIDALPWFDAGSYRAVRQAPMQNLWLQGGARERVFFPENPSRGPTLNKLPLVKWSRRFAYANSTHSILPPHLNNEWDGPPVISGKDQLSGVLLHTKFLPGVIERSEEEKTRREHFGQPDQFDAYYDAIGDAPDLWHPDAHHFEDWQQLARLGLMSTGGWA; the protein is encoded by the coding sequence GTGACGGGTGGCGTTTCCGGTCTGTGGTCCTTGTATCGGATGCGCCTGAAACGTCGACGCCTGCTTTGGCGTTCGATCCGATCCCGGCGACAGCTGACCCAAGTTGCGGACCGCACCGCCCAGATTGAACAAGATCAGGTTCTGGCGTTTGTCGTGTTGCGCAACGAAATGCAGCGCCTGCCCAATTTTCTGACGCATTACCGTCGTCTGGGTGTTGAGCATTTCCTGATCGTGGCCAACGATTGCACGGACGGCAGTGCCGAGTATCTGGCCCAGCAGCCCGATGTTTCCCTGTGGAGCACCGATGCCAGCTATAAATCCGCGCGGTTTGGCGTAGATTGGCTGACGTGGCTCCAGTTTCGATATGGCCACGGCCACTGGTGCCTGACGGTCGATGTCGACGAGCTGTTGATCTATCCGCATCATGACCAGCGGCCCCTGCCCGCGCTGACACAGAGGTTGGAGGCCACAGGCGCGCAAGCGCTGGGCGCGCTGATGTTGGATCTTTATCCCAAAGGTCCGCTGGGTTCGGTGTCGGTGGGTGCTGATGCTGATCCCATCGACGCTCTCCCTTGGTTTGATGCTGGATCGTATCGTGCGGTGCGGCAGGCTCCGATGCAAAATCTGTGGCTTCAGGGTGGCGCGCGCGAACGCGTGTTTTTTCCAGAGAACCCATCACGTGGTCCGACCTTGAACAAGTTGCCTCTGGTCAAGTGGTCGCGTCGCTTCGCCTATGCAAATTCCACCCATTCCATTCTGCCGCCACACCTGAACAACGAATGGGATGGCCCGCCCGTAATCAGCGGCAAGGACCAGCTTTCGGGCGTTTTGCTGCACACCAAGTTCCTTCCCGGCGTGATCGAGCGTTCCGAGGAAGAGAAGACGCGGCGCGAGCATTTCGGGCAGCCCGACCAGTTCGATGCCTATTATGACGCGATCGGGGATGCGCCAGACCTGTGGCACCCGGACGCGCACCATTTCGAAGACTGGCAACAGTTGGCGCGTCTGGGATTGATGTCGACAGGGGGCTGGGCCTGA
- the galU gene encoding UTP--glucose-1-phosphate uridylyltransferase GalU yields the protein MKRKVTKAIFPVAGLGTRFLPATKSIPKEIMTLVDRPLIQYAIDEARAAGIKEFIFVTSRGKGALEDYFDNSPVLEQELRKKGKTQLLEVLKDTNMESGAIAYMRQHKALGLGHAVWCARRLIANEPFAVILPDDVIAAEKPCLQQMVEAYEETGGCMVAAMEVPPEKASAYGVLDVKEDMGDLVSTRGMVEKPSIDEAPSNLAVIGRYILTPDVLRSLNQIKTGAGGEIQLTDAIAEELAQGRDVFGYRFRGQRFDCGSKAGFLQATVAFGMAREELRDEFTGYLHDLMAQNKAAE from the coding sequence ATGAAGCGTAAGGTTACCAAAGCGATCTTCCCTGTGGCCGGACTTGGAACACGGTTTCTTCCTGCCACGAAATCAATCCCGAAAGAGATCATGACGCTGGTTGACCGGCCCCTGATCCAATACGCGATTGACGAAGCCCGCGCCGCTGGCATCAAGGAATTCATCTTCGTGACATCGCGCGGCAAGGGCGCGCTAGAAGACTATTTCGACAACTCTCCAGTGTTGGAGCAGGAACTGCGCAAGAAGGGGAAAACCCAGCTTCTTGAGGTCCTTAAAGACACCAATATGGAATCCGGTGCCATCGCCTATATGCGCCAGCACAAGGCGCTGGGCCTGGGTCACGCGGTCTGGTGTGCCCGCCGTTTGATTGCCAATGAACCCTTCGCTGTGATCTTGCCTGATGACGTGATCGCTGCGGAAAAGCCCTGCTTGCAGCAGATGGTCGAAGCCTACGAGGAAACCGGCGGCTGCATGGTCGCAGCGATGGAAGTTCCGCCCGAAAAGGCAAGCGCATACGGCGTTCTGGATGTGAAAGAGGATATGGGCGATCTGGTGTCGACCCGCGGCATGGTCGAGAAACCCTCGATCGACGAGGCCCCATCCAACTTGGCCGTGATTGGCCGCTATATCCTGACCCCGGACGTGTTGCGCAGCCTGAACCAGATCAAAACCGGTGCTGGTGGCGAAATTCAGCTGACGGACGCGATTGCAGAAGAGCTGGCACAAGGGCGCGATGTCTTTGGTTATCGCTTCCGCGGACAGCGTTTCGACTGCGGATCCAAGGCCGGGTTCCTGCAGGCCACGGTGGCCTTCGGAATGGCCCGCGAAGAACTTCGGGACGAGTTCACTGGCTATCTGCACGATCTGATGGCCCAGAACAAAGCTGCCGAGTAA